In Amia ocellicauda isolate fAmiCal2 chromosome 7, fAmiCal2.hap1, whole genome shotgun sequence, one genomic interval encodes:
- the LOC136753077 gene encoding SH2/SH3 adapter protein Nck1 isoform X2: MDMTNLFKHFFRIGKVKRKTSMRDTASNADADSYSDNVERLYDLNLPALVKFSYAAEREDELSLVKGTKVIVMEKCSDGWWRGSYNGHSGWFPSNYVVEDSECQSADPVGSLTEKLAAVVQSANSNRVLHVVQALYPFGSSNDEELNFEKGEIMDVIEKPENDPEWWKCRKSDGQVGLVPKNYVNVLQNSHNSPGNAGPPTPDCDYIGPAAIGKFAGRQWYYGKVTRHQAEVALNQRGEEGDFLIRDSESSPNDFSISLKAQGKNKHFKVQLKDELYCIGQRKFSSMEELVEHYKKAPIFTSEQGDKLYLVKPLS; the protein is encoded by the exons ATGGATATGACAAACCTATTTAAACACTTCTTCA GAATCGGGAAGGTGAAGCGGAAAACGAGCATGCGAGACACCGCCTCAAATGCAGATGCCGATTCCTATTCGGATAATGTTGAGCGACTATACGACCTCAACCTGCCGGCACTGGTGAAGTTTAGCTacgcagcagagagagaggatgaGCTGTCTCTAGTGAAAGGCACCAAAGTTATAGTCATGGAGAAGTGCAGCGATGGCTGGTGGCGTGGCAGCTACAACGGACACTCGGGTTGGTTTCCTTCCAACTATGTGGTGGAGGACTCTGAATGCCAGTCTGCTGACCCTGTGGGCTCCCTCACTGAGAAGCTCGCGGCAGTGGTGCAAAGCGCCAACAGCAACAGAGTCCTCCACGTGGTCCAAGCCTTGTACCCATTCGGCTCCAGCAACGATGAGGAGCTCAACTTTGAAAAGGGTGAGATCATGGACGTCATCGAGAAGCCCGAGAACGACCCTGAATGGTGGAAGTGCAGGAAAAGCGATGGTCAGGTGGGCCTAGTGCCCAAGAACTACGTCAACGTGCTGCAGAACTCGCACAACAGCCCAGGGAATGCTGGGCCACCCACCCCCGACTGCGACTACATAGGCCCAGCTGCCATTGGGAAGTTTGCGGGAAGGCAGTGGTACTATGGCAAAGTCACCCGACATCAAGCTGAAGTGGCCCTCAatcagagaggagaggagggcgATTTCCTCATCCGGGACAGTGAGTCTTCG ccAAATGATTTCTCAATTTCCCTGAAAGCCCAAGGCAAAAACAAGCATTTCAAGGTGCAGCTAAAAGATGAGCTATACTGCATTGGACAGCGTAAATTCAGCTCCATGGAAGAGTTGGTGGAACATTACAAAAAAGCTCCCATTTTCACAAGCGAACAAGGAGACAAACTTTACCTTGTCAAACCTTTGTCTTGA
- the LOC136753077 gene encoding SH2/SH3 adapter protein Nck1 isoform X1 — translation MTEEVIVIAKFDYMAQQDQELDIKKNERLWLLDDSKSWWRVRNATNKTGFVPSNYVERKNSARKASIVKNLKDTLGIGKVKRKTSMRDTASNADADSYSDNVERLYDLNLPALVKFSYAAEREDELSLVKGTKVIVMEKCSDGWWRGSYNGHSGWFPSNYVVEDSECQSADPVGSLTEKLAAVVQSANSNRVLHVVQALYPFGSSNDEELNFEKGEIMDVIEKPENDPEWWKCRKSDGQVGLVPKNYVNVLQNSHNSPGNAGPPTPDCDYIGPAAIGKFAGRQWYYGKVTRHQAEVALNQRGEEGDFLIRDSESSPNDFSISLKAQGKNKHFKVQLKDELYCIGQRKFSSMEELVEHYKKAPIFTSEQGDKLYLVKPLS, via the exons ATGACGGAAGAGGTGATTGTCATCGCCAAGTTTGACTACATGGCACAGCAAGACCAGGAGCTGGATATAAAAAAGAATGAGAGACTGTGGCTTCTTGATGACTCTAAATCATGGTGGCGAGTGCGAAACGCAACTAACAAAACGGGCTTTGTGCCCTCAAATTACGTGGAGAGGAAGAACAGTGCAAGAAAGGCATCCATTGTGAAGAACTTAAAGGACACCTTAG GAATCGGGAAGGTGAAGCGGAAAACGAGCATGCGAGACACCGCCTCAAATGCAGATGCCGATTCCTATTCGGATAATGTTGAGCGACTATACGACCTCAACCTGCCGGCACTGGTGAAGTTTAGCTacgcagcagagagagaggatgaGCTGTCTCTAGTGAAAGGCACCAAAGTTATAGTCATGGAGAAGTGCAGCGATGGCTGGTGGCGTGGCAGCTACAACGGACACTCGGGTTGGTTTCCTTCCAACTATGTGGTGGAGGACTCTGAATGCCAGTCTGCTGACCCTGTGGGCTCCCTCACTGAGAAGCTCGCGGCAGTGGTGCAAAGCGCCAACAGCAACAGAGTCCTCCACGTGGTCCAAGCCTTGTACCCATTCGGCTCCAGCAACGATGAGGAGCTCAACTTTGAAAAGGGTGAGATCATGGACGTCATCGAGAAGCCCGAGAACGACCCTGAATGGTGGAAGTGCAGGAAAAGCGATGGTCAGGTGGGCCTAGTGCCCAAGAACTACGTCAACGTGCTGCAGAACTCGCACAACAGCCCAGGGAATGCTGGGCCACCCACCCCCGACTGCGACTACATAGGCCCAGCTGCCATTGGGAAGTTTGCGGGAAGGCAGTGGTACTATGGCAAAGTCACCCGACATCAAGCTGAAGTGGCCCTCAatcagagaggagaggagggcgATTTCCTCATCCGGGACAGTGAGTCTTCG ccAAATGATTTCTCAATTTCCCTGAAAGCCCAAGGCAAAAACAAGCATTTCAAGGTGCAGCTAAAAGATGAGCTATACTGCATTGGACAGCGTAAATTCAGCTCCATGGAAGAGTTGGTGGAACATTACAAAAAAGCTCCCATTTTCACAAGCGAACAAGGAGACAAACTTTACCTTGTCAAACCTTTGTCTTGA